Genomic DNA from Kluyveromyces lactis strain NRRL Y-1140 chromosome C complete sequence:
ACATTTCCACTCGTTAAATATGAGGCAGAATCCAGGCCATTATTCTTCTCTTCGCTACTTTGGTTCGGAGTTTGTGTCgaaatttcaagaagtcGGTGCCGGAGTCTACTTCAATCCATTTATTAACATCAACGGCCATGATGTAAAATATGGGGTCGTGTCCATGTCTAGACTCTTGAAAGATTTAGCCACCTGGGACACATTTTACCTTGCAGGTAGGTTGCAAAAACCAGTCAAAGTGTTGAAAAACGATCTGCGGGTACAATACTGGAATCAATTAAACTTGAAGGCTGCTGCAACACTTGCGAAACATaaactttcaaaaaaattcaacGGCGATTCATTCACTGAATTTGACTTTTACAAGGAAATTACGGCATTAAGTTATCTTGGTGATATAAGATATAAACTGGGTGGTGAGaatccaaagaaaattgaCAATATCGTGGAGAAAAACCTTGataacttcaaattctACTACAAACCAATTTATAAGGATgttttcttgaacaattcgACGTATCTACCCCAGAACTTCACCTTGGATAACGCTACTGATCAGTTAACAGAAAGAATCAGCCGAGGATCGACTATTCAAACTGCAAAAGGCGTTTTATCTGCTGgattgatgaaatcaataAAATACGCTTGGGCAAAAAAGTTAAAGGCAATTAAATCGCACTGAATTCTTTGGGAATAACATACAACATTATCAGGTAAATGATAtacgtatatatatatatatatattatatgGACGTTTTATACATTAAAAATATAGATCCTTAAAGACGTAATTTTTGTCCCCTCTTTATCTTTTTAATGCTTCGAAACGTTTTCttaattcatcaagacTATCTTTGGAAGTGGCTTTTGATTTGCCATGAGATACTTTGACGTCATTCACTATAGCTTTCGgtatcttcaattcttgattAAGAGTTTCACTATTTTGACGAGGTTTTTTAATGATAATTGGATGCTTGTCGTCTCCTGGTTCATCATTATCGACTGCAAGTATCGGCCTACTATCATCTGAGTTAGTACTTGACTTGTCCGAGTTTGGCTCTTTTTCCGTCAGTTCTGCGTCATTAGCATCAACTCCTTCAGTTTCCAATTCCTCAAGGCCACTATAAGGAACTTCGTAAGTTCTTGcaatttccttcaaatataACTCAACCAGCTCTTTTTTTGGTAGTCTTGGCGAGCATTTCTGTAGCACTTTCTCAGGAACCCCTATCTTGTCTTCAATAATGGCTTTTACAAACTCATTACCGAATTTCAGCCCCAACATATCTTTTATTTGTACTAGTTCCTTGATCTCAGGGATATAGATTGCGGCATACACGATTGCCCTAGCTGCCTCATTGATTCCATCATCTACATGTGACTCAATTAATGTCACCTCGTTAGAAACGGTATTGAAGATCGCAACTCTAGCATGAAGTAGTTCGCAATAAAGCTCAAGTATCTCCAAAAGCTCAATGTGTATATCATCATTGATCAAACTCTCAACACGGTAATGTGCTTTCTGTTCTTTGCCCTCATTGAGCAGCTTTGCAACATCACGGCGTGATCGCTTCGCAAGTGCTTGTTGTTTCTCCTGTGCGTAACGCAACCTCTGGATACTCATCTTAAGTATCGCTTTGAGCTTCATTGAATTGGGTGCCTGGTATGACATCGTTGATTCTTGGAGTTGATGTAGGTCCTGACATTATATATCAGATGTGGTTCAAAAGTAATGACTACAGCTTACATTGTATGTCCCTTACTTTTTCACAAGTTTTACTGAATTATTGGATTTCATAATTGAGTTTCATTGAAGTTGTAAAATAAAGAGTTCGTAAAATGTTCTACAGTGGAATTGTATAATGTTACAAAATCTAAACAAGCAAAACGGTTACTACCTATATAGAAAGGTAGCGCTCCATCAAATCATTagataaattgaaattctCACTTTCATTGTATATCAAGGTTAAATTGTATGCAGCATGTCGTTTCAGCTTAATGTCATCGTAGATATTCAAGACTTTATTATAGTATTTCACAGCTGGCGTAAAGAGACCCAAAAGATGATAGGCTCTTCCAATATTATAGTCCGCCTCTTGTCTTTCAACGTCAGAGTAATACTTAAGGCGTTGCTCATGATACTGGTATAAATATTTTAATCcttgaagaatttggaaTTGTCTGTTTCCTGTTAACCTTTGCATGGATCGGTGTAAATGAGATAGTCCAATAATCAAATCCAACATCGGATCATCACCGActtccaattcaattctttttaaGTATTGTAAAGCAGGCATAAATCCTTTACTTGAATATAGCAACATCGCATATATGTAATTCAAGTAAGTGcaaatttttctttcaggGTTGCTCACTTTATTTGTGATTGAGGCTTGGCCATTAACATGCTGCCCAAATCGTATACTATCGAAAGCTTTTAGTTGTCTAAGAAAGAACTTCTGCTGCACCGTGGAGCTTAAAATTTTAAGAGAAGTTTGGCCCTCGGAAACGCTGAACATGAAGAGCTGAAatatttttctgttgaaCTGGAACTGATTCAAGAGTCCACGAAGGTTCTCGACAATCTCTTGTTCGTCTTGAAGTCGTAATATTATTGCCAGCTTAacaaatttcatcattttaACTCTCTCTGGGTGCTGTGAGAACACATTCACTTCACTAGCAGTTTCGATAATACTCGAAGCATCATTCGCGCTTTGTAACCTTGCGATGGTTAATGCCAATTCCATAAATAGTTCGAACCACTGGTCATAAGTGAGACCTCTTAGTTCTGTTGTTGAGGAAGTGGTGATTTTTTCCTCCATCAAAGGAAGACCATCCATCAAATTTTCACCTTGTGATAGTTTAGAGagcttttcaattctgtAATCAATAACTTTATTAAACTTCCTTGATCGTTTTATGATCCCCAcaaacttctttgaacGACTtttaacaaagaaatttttgatgcttgaaaatatatcaatAAGATCTGACGCAGTATCTATCCATAGCGTTGTTTTCGTCGCATCACCTACTTCCATACcttctttatatatttgTAACTGCCCATACTTGTTCAAAACATTTGATCgtattttcttttccctttctttcttttcacgTTCTATTTCCTCGGctgtcttcttcttcttgattgGAGCCTTCTTATAATTGTGGTCCTCTAGCAATGGTTTTCCAGTCCCCAATGTGGCAGATCTAATCTCTTCCGAAGgcaattcttcttccaaaggTGCAATAGCTAATCTTGGGCGGGCCTTTTTACCCGTAGATGTGTCATCTGGTGCCTCTGGTGCAGTCTCTTTTGCTTGCTTTTTAcgttcttcaacaacttcATGAAGTAGCTTATCGAATTCATCCTCATTACCGAGACTATGATGAACTTCAGCAAGACTTAATTTATGTTCTAGATCAGATGGATCAAATTCTACTAATTTTTCGAAAGCATCTCTAGCATTCTCTAACTGATCTAGTTCTCTAAAGCATTTACTCAACGGCCTGTACAACTCAATCGTATCATATTCGTCGAGCTGGCTTAGCGGAGCTAGAAAATCAATAGCCTCTTGATATCTATCAAGTTTACATAACTGAACCCCTACTTCAAAATAGAGATCagcaatttcatcaaatttttcttcatacAAAAATTGGAACTGCTGCATTGCCTCTGACACATTCTTGTTATTAAGTCTAAGTAACCCAAGTCTGACTCGAATATCTATCGGTAAAGAGTAGCTCTTGGATTTTTCCCTTTCAGTAAGGGATTGAAATTTGGCATTTCTGAACCTTCTGTTGTCAAACTCCGAATCATCATAAACATCCTCCCAAAATGTCTGAGTTTCTCTGTATTGTATCCATCTGGCACActtttttattgttttgattCCGTGAAGTTCAccattttgtttgatgaaCAACTCTGCAAGTATATTCAAAGACGACCAATCGAATGGGATACATCTGTGTTTTTTTGCGATTTTTTTGACAGACACGTTGGGGTACATATCTAACTCTTCCTGAGTTAAGTTTAGATCTTCATCGCCCTCTTCAGTTTCCTCTTCTGACTCATTTTCAGAATCAATAGCGTCTTCAGATGCAAGAATAAAagcatttcttcttgtcaCATTATCGCCAAAAACTTTCATGTATAATTCAATAGCTTCACTCACTCTATTATATTCCACATAAATCACAGCCAATTCCCTTAATATGTTGGCATCAAGAGGGTCGTAAGCATAGAGTTTCTGAAACCCATCGAATGCTCGTCCTAGTTGCCCAATCTCTTTGTACAAGAGGGCTCGATTATATATACACTCCCATTCCTCATTATTTATCCGGATCGCTCTCGTATAGCAGTAAATTGCCTGTCTCACATGTGCCAATTCTGCAGAAAGTTCTGCAAccatcttccaaaactCCCAGTCTGTTGAATTCAAATGTGCTGCCAAAAACCACGAGTTACAACAATCATTAAATCTTCCTTGTAAATGGTAAATATCACCTAAAGTTTTGTAGGCGGCGAAGTTCTTTGCATCCGCCTTGATTACCTTATTATACAACTGTTCAGCAACTTGAATGTCGTTACGAACATATGCCTCATTAGCCTCTGATAGAAGTTGAGCAACTTCTGGGTCTAATGGTCTCTCCCGCCTCTGCTTTGGCACTGGTCCATGTTTTGTTCCAGCACTTTTCTTCCCCTTACGTCGCTTGAAATTATTAGCTTCTCTAATAGCATCCATGAACGCTTGTTCGTCGTAgtcatcatcagaaaaTTCACCGTAATCAGAAAACTCCGCTAGTAAGTCAAAATTATCTTCATTGAACTCATCCTCGCTgctgtttctttgattatcatcctcatcattAGTGTCGCCATCTTTATCTCTTTCGATTATTTCCCTATATTGATCCAATTCTTCATAGAATTGCTCCTCGTCATCATGCTCATGAGACATATTGTCTGGTAGACTACCTTTAAGTCCGTCGTATATCACAGAAACTTATAGACCGGATTTGCTAGAAATGTTGCTCTATACAACTGATTCAATCTATTTCAAAATGGTTACACTATTCACGTTTAAACAATGTTTGTTTactctttcaaattgtcTTTATGTTGTTTCCATTCGAACCCCGAACGTAGAAGAGTTAGATAAAAACCCAACTAACATAAGTCGGGTAACGGTGAGTAAAAAGTCACGTGCGTGTCAGTGACATTTCGATCGTTAACATAATAAATGACTGACAAGAGTCCCACATACACTTGGGTATTCAAGGACTTCAGGATATTATCACCGGTTGGCATTAGATACCCTATCGCACACGGTTCGTGTATTTATACCATTTTTTACCGTCTAATTTGACAGTTGTGTATCTGGAAAGAAGATCGTCTTCTATATTTTAGATATGACGAAAACATTTATATCAAGGGACAAAGGACATTTGAACACTTCTAATAGTGTTGGCTGAAACCAGTAACTCAAGTACTCAAACATAGCAACTCGATTATTACCTACTGCCAAAATGTTTTCAGGATTTAGCGGTTATGGGAACGCCTATGCAAACATTCCTCAGAGGCTTGAAGAGTTCTTTAGATGTTATCCAATTGCTATGATGAATGACAATATCCGCAAGGATGATGCTAATTACGGAGGCAAGATATTTTTGCCACCAAGCGCCTTAAACAAATTGACACTTCTTAATGTCAGATATCCTATGCTCTTCGAACTAAAAAGTCAAGAAAGTGGCAAAGTCACCCATGGTGGTGTTTTAGAATTTATTGCAGAAGAGGGGAGAGTTTACTTGCCACAATGGATGATGGAAACTTTAGAGATCCAACCTGGCTCAGTACTCCAGATATGCTCTACTGATGTTCCTTTGGGCCAGTTTGTGAAGTTGGAACCTCAATCAGTGGATTTCTTAGATATATCTGATCCAAAAGCTGTGCTAGAAAGGGTGCTTAGAAACTTTAGCACCCTAACAATTGACGATATAATTGAAATCAGTTACAATAACAAAGTATACAGAATTCGGATATTAGAAGTGAAACCGGAATCTTCGTCCAAATCCATATGTGTTATTGAAACTGATTTGGTGACCGATTTCGCACCGCCAGTTGGATATGTTGAACCGGATTATAAatctcaaaagaaacagaCTCCTAGTTTTGATCCATCTATTAAAGGCTTGGGAAGTATGTCAAAAAGAATCAACTATGCTGAAATTTTGGATCCAACGGATAAGGACAAAAGTTTTCATGGAGAAGGTCAAAAACTCTCTGGCAAAGCCATTAAACCGAAGGAAGATGatataaaagaaatcagCGTATCTCTTGACGGAAATCCAGCACCACTTAATTTGCCAGAGGGCCAATTGTTCTTTGGCTTTCCGTATGTTCCTCCTAAATCTGATGATGGAGaggataatgaaattgcCAGCTCAAAAGTTTTCCAAGGAGAGGGCAAATCATTGCGACAAAGCGCCAAACGCAAAGACAAAGGCTCTCATCAAGGTTCTAAAACAAAAGCTCCGAAAAGCCCAGAAGTTATAGAAATAGATTAACGAATACATTAAATATAGTTTTACTTATCTGTTTTAATTATTTTTTATGACTAacaattcttttcagtaCCAACGGCAATTCATCCTCCTCTTCACTAGATCTGTCTTCATCATAATACGCTATGTTGGCTTCGCCTAAAGTATGAACCTTGGTCAAGCTATTCAAGTCGTCGGTTCCCATTCCAGAGCCAATAGAATAAGCTCTGCGCCTccatttggaagaagattcaCCGTGAGAATGCTGGGTGGTGTTAGTTGCCATTCTGGCcaaagttcttgaaacaTGTTCATCTGTTGGCAACGCAACAGGCTGAATAGCTTCCACATCACTGTTAGACTCAACGGCATCCTCATCAAGAGACTGcatttcattttcagagggaacatcttcatctaaCTCTCTGCCTCTAGTCGGTGGTTTTCGAGGAGCTTGCGTGTGGTTCACAAAATCTGCAAATCCAACAACAGCTTCTGCAGCCCAATCTTCATATAAAGGACGTGATAGAAATCCATATTTGAACTCATTGACACCGACAAGAATTTTTGTCAATTcaaccaattcttcaatatattcaataatttcttcGCTGGCTGAACTGGAGGCACTCCAACTTAagaatttttctttaagGATAAATTGCCTTTCTTTCATATTGACATTAATATTACGCTTGGgtttcattatcaaaccAAGATCTTCGTCGGATTCTGATGAATCTGACAAATTGTAAATGTTACCATTCTTGCGTAAATAACTCTCTCCAGAATTTTCAGACGTGTTGGGCTTATGGAGCTGTGTCCCATATCtaattttcaatgtttcTCGAACTTTATTAATAAGTCTCCGATGAGCTATCCTAGAACTTGGAAGATACTGAGGCATTGGTGTTTTATTGATTATCGCCTCCTGGACGGCTCTTAATATATTAACGATCGAAGCGACAAATTGTCTTCTATACGGATAGACAATAGAATTTAGCTCTTCAGCAATTGCACTTCCATATTGTCGTCTTAAAAGGACGCTATTATCTAACCTCTCAACAACTTGTTTCAAAATGAATATGATTTGAGTGAAGACATTTTCAAGCTCTGTATATTCACCTTTTAATCTAGGTTCCTGTCTAGTCAATCCTTTGTATGATGTGGCACGACTTAGGGCTGACTTGGTAGCCTCTGAGAGCTTTCTGAACCTTTCATACTTTTCATCTGATAGAGAGAGTTTTAGTGCTTCTCCCTCAATACCAGCCGCATACAATGTTTCCATTTCAGCTAAGCATCCGACTGAAAACGCTATTTCTGCGTTGAGCTGATCCCTAGCTGTAATAGGAAATAATGTGACTTGTACCACAAGCGCAACTCCTCCACCGTATCCTACAGCTAAACAACGCTTTGCGAAGTtctgaagaattgaacctTTTATAGAACCAGGTAAAATGGCAGCCAACATCacaatatatatactaataatttgaatgatCGCAGCCTTGATGTATGGGGAACCCAAGAGAAAGTAAAAGCCTGGAACTGCTCCAAAAATTGTTATAATGACTTCCAAATAAGGGTTCGTCTGATTTATTCCAGCAACGTACGAAAGATAACCCCATGCAGCACCTGCAATTACACCGACTCCacgaagaaagaaaacccAGAACGTACCACCAACCGAAGGCTCAAGACATAAGATGCATACGAATCCAATCCATGCACCGTGTATGTTGACATACCAGTTTCTCGACTCTGGAACAAACATTGGAAAGGAGGCAAGCATCAAAGCAACCGTTACTTGTAAACCAAAACGGAAATGATTCCTTGAGGATTTGTAAAATCTATTGATACTTAATAATAGTTTTTTGAACCACCTGTTGCAAACGGATATAAAACCTTGAGAGGGGCTAGTTATATCTTCTGTTGAGTTATCAGTATTATTCTTTGGCAAAACAGGTCCAGAACTTTCAGATTCGTTTAAATTAACGTGGCTTGACGCTTGCTGAGATAAAagttcatcttcttcatagTCTGGTCTCAATGGTACGGTTTCGGGATTAAAATGAATGGAATGACCTCCGCCCAAACTGTCATTCTCTGTTCCTCTTTGAGCTCTCCTTTGAGAGCCATAAAACCAATCAATAAAGCTGGCACGATTATGCAAAGCCACAAACCATATTGATTTCCCTCTAAACCAACCTTTTTCCTCTCTTTCCATACGTTTGATATGCATTTCCTTGACTGATTTCATAATTGAAATAATGGTGTTTgtaatttctttgaaattcatTAAGAATGAGGCTAACAAGAACATCTCGTCATTTGGTTCTAATAAATCTGCATCAATATTGCTTAACTCTTCTCTGAAAGAAAGATCAAACTGAACCAAGGCTTTGACCAACTTATTGATATACATTTCTGTGTCGATATGCATTGGCAAATCGTCCCGATTCTTGAATTGAGGAAAATCATCCATTTCAAATGCTTTTGGGATGCGAACTTTATCAAGTTGAACATCAAAATCCCTAGCAAGAATAACTTTTACCAAATAAAAGCAGTCACTTAAAGTTTTATGCAAACGAAAGATATGAATTCTCACTTTTAACAAGACTTTTGTCAATTTAGCTGCATCTGCATGACgaatttccttttcagtATCAATATTAAGAAGGTCGTGCTCGTTGTGAGTATGACCAAGAAGCATAAACTCTAATTGACAGGCGTTGATGATTGCATTAACGTAAATTGCAAGATCTTTGAATCGAGATGTAACTGGTTTCAATTCAGTTGGCGACATGTATGAATAAGAAATTTCGTAAATACATTCTTCCGTAACAGCTGAACATGCCGAAACTTTCTTGGCAACATTAtccttcatcttcaaaagtttaGCCGATGAAACTGTATCTGCTGCATACAATTTTTTGGACTCTTCATCAATggataagaagaaattaatcGCGTTGTTGAGGGAATGGTGGATTTCGTTTAAGGTATACACTGTCGTGTTACCTAAATACGTACTACCAAACTCTGGGAACAATGTAAGATTCCAGAACAAGGACATAGCAATACCTAAATAGAAAGGTGTACTAAAGGAATTTGCAATTGCAGCTGCAGAATTAGATAGCGGAGCTAGAAATGCGAAATGAACCACTAGAAATAAGGGGAATACTATGCCAAAATAATGATGGGAAACAGATCTCATCCATCCATGAACGAAAAGCATGATTACTTCGAAAACGGATAAAATTGCTAATCCAGATCTGTAGCTATTATAGTTTGAAACTAACTGTTCTTTCTCATCTAAGATATTCCATGTAGACCCCAAGCACCTTTGCGCCAAAAACCTCCctagaagagaaaaagcTAGCCCAAAGATTAACCCTGTGATACAGTATATAGCCCCCTGTATAGTTCCACCAACACGACGACCCGGGTGGACCATGACTGATATCAAAGGTAGCATCGCAGGTTCATTTCCCAATCTTTCTCGTACCTTAGGGATTAAACAGAAAATTAAGGCAACCGTGGAGTGAACCGTCGACTTAAAGATCCTCTTGGCAAGTACCTTATCACATGGGAAGTACCGCTGAAATTTTGCATACCCATTCTTTAAACTAGATGAACCTTTCATGGGATGTATTATATCACAGTGGTGCCTTGCTGAtcatgaaaagaattggaaaaccGATAAACTCTAGAAAATATAACAGTCCAGTATCAAATTAATAATGGTATCCTAGTGGTTAGTATTACCATTTATGAAGCCATCCACAATGTCATAAATAGGGTAAACAGTATCGTCCCCAAATACGGGTGCATTATTTATATACCAAACTTAAAGTTCCCACAGATGCCCTCACCTCATATCAATTTAACCTTGgaccttttttttttttttcttttcgataGTCATCGGCGCATGTTTTATCAAGAACGGCGGTATCAACAAATATATCATGGTACGTAGCGATCAAGATtaaggaaaaaaatgaagTAGGTAAACAATAAGTTGATAAGTATGTAGATGGTAAGTACGCGTTACATTGTTAAGTATTTCtctttatttcaaattctcttATCCCAACGTTTGCACCCAAGGCTTCAAACTTTTCGTATTGtactttctttcttgattcaACGGTCTGTATTAAATCCGGCCAGTAAATCGAGTTATCGTAATTGAAATCCAATCTACCACCGTATTCAGCACCCAATTGATCTGATTCTATATGGATTTCAAGGGGGTCATTATAAAggattttctttcttggtTCGGGTTCTATTAGTGGGTACACTAATTTCAAGAATGTCCACGCAGAATTTGGGACATTGCAGATTAAACATTTGTATAGTCTTTCTGGATaatgatcttgaaatatattGATCACTTGCTTCGCAAGAGAGAGTGGTGGGTATTCGTATAGGGAACGGGTTCCACCGTTGTCTATATGATGATTTTTAAGATCGATGATTAGTGTCCAGCATTCCGTACCTTTAGGAGCAAGTATCGATGCAGCTTCTAAAAACCAAACAATCTGTCGAATTTGTTCAAAGCTTGGATCTGTGTTTTGTCTGCCGTTCTTCAGTATAAGTACTAATTGACTCTTCCTGTCATATCCAAGTAATGATATCTTACCAgtatcattttcattggCAACGGAGGTGGCTGTTTCTTTTAGATTTGCATAATCAGCCAATCCGAACTGCCTTCTCCATAGTAACGTGTTATGCAACCTTCTAATAGTTTGTTCAGCATTCCAAGCGGTTGCCCTCAGATATCTCAGGATACACTCCCTCGAAAGCCAGAATTTCTCCCAGTCTCCTAACGTTGAATAGTTATTTGAGTCCTGTAGATCTTCCGCATGTCCATTTACAGGCAAACGCAACTGCGGATCACTGAAGTGTTGCAGTACAGCATGGTATATCACTTGTTGCTCATTGTCTAACTCTGGTTGTCGATGCGGTTTTGTATATCGCAGTGGTGGATCAGAAATGAACGTATCACATGGAATTAGATCTGCAGGTTGTCTGATTAGGTCATTTCCCTTTCGCTGGAATAACCTCATTGTATTGTTTATGTATCTGTCAAGTTGAATGTACCAGATACTAGATCTTGAAAAGCACGGGCAACAGAACCAACAGCTTATTGAACTATTTttaaatgatgatttaatTATACCTTATTTCCCTCATGGCTTCCATGTCTTACATTAAATGAAAAACAATTGAATTGGGCTTATAAAAACCTTCAGATACTCTTAACAGAAGCAACAAAATAGTAATAGAATATACTTACTCTACATGATGATAGGGTTATCGGATgaattatatataataCTACCTAAGCTAGGGTCTAGttcaaccttttctttgaaagagaaatgcTCGAATTCCACTGCTGGAGTGAATTCCAATATATCTGGATGTAATTCTTTCTCGTTTTCTATGGTCCGGAGAATTTCAATTGTAGTTTGAACATTTCTTGCACTAGCGTAAACCACGAGATCGTCCTCTCGCTGATCATTATTCTCAGAGTAGTATTGTACTGTAATAGGAATATCGATCTTCCTGAACCATTCGTTCAGTTTCTGTTCATTATTATATTCCTTCCTTTTCACTAATTTGATTCTAAAGAGACAAGTTTCTGTCAGTTTATTCAGATCATCGGTATTTTCTGTAAAACTGGGATTCCGCCAGTCTGATATCGGTATTTCAAAATGTACTAGCTTTCTTAGAGTTTGGCCATACCGctgaatcttttcaatcTCATCATAACTTATCaacttctctttcttggcCTTCTCTGAAATCTCTAGTTTTTCCAGTAGCTCCCTATTGCTATGTAGAAATGTCCGCTGGTACCAGATatcatattctttcttatgCTCAGAGAGGATACGGTATGCCGATTGTAAATTATCCCATCTGTCTCGTGTGATGTTTAAGTCTGATTCATTGGATTTATCAGGATGTAACGTTAGCGATAATTTCCTGAACTGTTTGTTGATTAGAGTAGGAGTTACTGAGTTCAAATGTTCATTATCATTTACATGAATATGTAGTATTCGATAGAGGTCAACATGGTTATCTTTGACATGGGCTAAATCCATATGTTACTGAGCTTCTTTGTCTCTGTTGACCTTGCCTTATTGGATATTTCGAGATTTATTTATCCGTAACACCTTTCCTAGATACTTCtgtttcacttttttttatcttaCATAGATGATTTTATGTACCTAACGATAAAACAAGGCTCCCTAAGTCCAACGCATGGTCCAAGAGGGTACAATCACTGTTAAGTTTTTATTGGCATGTAGAGAAGCATATATTGCTGTAAAGATTCTTGTAACTATTTATGGATTGATCTTAAGTACATTTTCTCATATTTCAACCCATCAACCACATTAACACGCTTTGCCAAAAGAACCCATAAACAAATAGAAAATAATTGACCTTCTTTACTGTTCCCTTCTTGAATGAAAAGTCTGCGCTGTTTCCCATATCCGCAAATAAGTTAAACTTAATAGATCTTAGTAAGAATACACCAAACGCAACGAACAGATATAGTTTTGCAAGACGATTTAACCATATGAAAGAAGCTGGAAAAAACATGGAAAAGATCAATGGAACAAACTTATACCCCACGTAGCATGTTAATTCTACCAAAGAAGTAACAGGTGATGTGGTGTTACTGACTAAAAGATATAATCCCAGCCTTAGTATTATTAAATCCAATAAGAAAAAAGCTAATGTCGATGAGAGTTTGAAGTAAAGGTTTTCAGGATCAAAGGATCCGTTTAATCCTT
This window encodes:
- the UFD1 gene encoding polyubiquitin-binding protein UFD1 (highly similar to uniprot|P53044 Saccharomyces cerevisiae YGR048W UFD1 Protein that interacts with Cdc48p and Npl4p involved in recognition of polyubiquitinated proteins and their presentation to the 26S proteasome for degradation involved in transporting proteins from the ER to the cytosol), giving the protein MFSGFSGYGNAYANIPQRLEEFFRCYPIAMMNDNIRKDDANYGGKIFLPPSALNKLTLLNVRYPMLFELKSQESGKVTHGGVLEFIAEEGRVYLPQWMMETLEIQPGSVLQICSTDVPLGQFVKLEPQSVDFLDISDPKAVLERVLRNFSTLTIDDIIEISYNNKVYRIRILEVKPESSSKSICVIETDLVTDFAPPVGYVEPDYKSQKKQTPSFDPSIKGLGSMSKRINYAEILDPTDKDKSFHGEGQKLSGKAIKPKEDDIKEISVSLDGNPAPLNLPEGQLFFGFPYVPPKSDDGEDNEIASSKVFQGEGKSLRQSAKRKDKGSHQGSKTKAPKSPEVIEID
- a CDS encoding uncharacterized protein (similar to uniprot|P53120 Saccharomyces cerevisiae YGL140C Hypothetical ORF); protein product: MKGSSSLKNGYAKFQRYFPCDKVLAKRIFKSTVHSTVALIFCLIPKVRERLGNEPAMLPLISVMVHPGRRVGGTIQGAIYCITGLIFGLAFSLLGRFLAQRCLGSTWNILDEKEQLVSNYNSYRSGLAILSVFEVIMLFVHGWMRSVSHHYFGIVFPLFLVVHFAFLAPLSNSAAAIANSFSTPFYLGIAMSLFWNLTLFPEFGSTYLGNTTVYTLNEIHHSLNNAINFFLSIDEESKKLYAADTVSSAKLLKMKDNVAKKVSACSAVTEECIYEISYSYMSPTELKPVTSRFKDLAIYVNAIINACQLEFMLLGHTHNEHDLLNIDTEKEIRHADAAKLTKVLLKVRIHIFRLHKTLSDCFYLVKVILARDFDVQLDKVRIPKAFEMDDFPQFKNRDDLPMHIDTEMYINKLVKALVQFDLSFREELSNIDADLLEPNDEMFLLASFLMNFKEITNTIISIMKSVKEMHIKRMEREEKGWFRGKSIWFVALHNRASFIDWFYGSQRRAQRGTENDSLGGGHSIHFNPETVPLRPDYEEDELLSQQASSHVNLNESESSGPVLPKNNTDNSTEDITSPSQGFISVCNRWFKKLLLSINRFYKSSRNHFRFGLQVTVALMLASFPMFVPESRNWYVNIHGAWIGFVCILCLEPSVGGTFWVFFLRGVGVIAGAAWGYLSYVAGINQTNPYLEVIITIFGAVPGFYFLLGSPYIKAAIIQIISIYIVMLAAILPGSIKGSILQNFAKRCLAVGYGGGVALVVQVTLFPITARDQLNAEIAFSVGCLAEMETLYAAGIEGEALKLSLSDEKYERFRKLSEATKSALSRATSYKGLTRQEPRLKGEYTELENVFTQIIFILKQVVERLDNSVLLRRQYGSAIAEELNSIVYPYRRQFVASIVNILRAVQEAIINKTPMPQYLPSSRIAHRRLINKVRETLKIRYGTQLHKPNTSENSGESYLRKNGNIYNLSDSSESDEDLGLIMKPKRNINVNMKERQFILKEKFLSWSASSSASEEIIEYIEELVELTKILVGVNEFKYGFLSRPLYEDWAAEAVVGFADFVNHTQAPRKPPTRGRELDEDVPSENEMQSLDEDAVESNSDVEAIQPVALPTDEHVSRTLARMATNTTQHSHGESSSKWRRRAYSIGSGMGTDDLNSLTKVHTLGEANIAYYDEDRSSEEEDELPLVLKRIVSHKK
- the PDR17 gene encoding phosphatidylinositol transporter (similar to uniprot|P53844 Saccharomyces cerevisiae YNL264C PDR17 Phosphatidylinositol transfer protein (PITP) downregulates Plb1p-mediated turnover of phosphatidylcholine found in the cytosol and microsomes homologous to Pdr16p deletion affects phospholipid composition) codes for the protein MRLFQRKGNDLIRQPADLIPCDTFISDPPLRYTKPHRQPELDNEQQVIYHAVLQHFSDPQLRLPVNGHAEDLQDSNNYSTLGDWEKFWLSRECILRYLRATAWNAEQTIRRLHNTLLWRRQFGLADYANLKETATSVANENDTGKISLLGYDRKSQLVLILKNGRQNTDPSFEQIRQIVWFLEAASILAPKGTECWTLIIDLKNHHIDNGGTRSLYEYPPLSLAKQVINIFQDHYPERLYKCLICNVPNSAWTFLKLVYPLIEPEPRKKILYNDPLEIHIESDQLGAEYGGRLDFNYDNSIYWPDLIQTVESRKKVQYEKFEALGANVGIREFEIKRNT